From Chryseobacterium shandongense, the proteins below share one genomic window:
- a CDS encoding OsmC family protein has product MAITVKASLGKEKYYTEVVAGENTLITDEPIDKGGGNKGFNPFEILATSLASCTAATLRMYIDRKEWNIDTINVEVELENFPLTKRAIFKRDITFEGTILDEEQMKRLRAIADACPIHKILTNDIEILTKFS; this is encoded by the coding sequence ATGGCTATAACCGTAAAAGCAAGTTTAGGCAAAGAAAAATACTACACCGAAGTTGTCGCTGGTGAAAACACCCTAATCACCGATGAACCGATAGATAAAGGCGGAGGAAACAAAGGTTTCAATCCTTTTGAAATTCTGGCAACTTCGCTGGCAAGCTGTACCGCAGCTACCCTCAGAATGTACATCGACAGAAAAGAATGGAATATTGATACCATTAATGTAGAAGTGGAACTTGAAAATTTTCCTTTAACCAAGAGAGCGATTTTTAAAAGAGATATTACTTTTGAAGGCACTATTCTTGATGAAGAACAGATGAAAAGACTAAGGGCCATTGCCGATGCATGCCCCATTCATAAAATACTGACCAACGATATCGAAATACTAACCAAATTTTCATAA
- a CDS encoding (4Fe-4S)-binding protein yields METHEYAAGEITVIWQPKKCIHAGVCVKTLPKVYNPKERPWLKPENATAEELKNQIDLCPSGALSYKFNTAI; encoded by the coding sequence ATGGAAACACACGAATATGCAGCAGGAGAAATAACAGTCATCTGGCAGCCTAAAAAATGTATTCATGCAGGAGTTTGCGTAAAAACACTCCCTAAAGTGTATAATCCTAAAGAAAGACCCTGGCTGAAACCTGAAAATGCGACAGCAGAAGAACTTAAAAACCAAATTGACCTTTGCCCTTCCGGAGCATTAAGTTATAAATTCAATACAGCAATATAA
- a CDS encoding transketolase family protein, which yields MKFTYTEKKDTRSGFGAGLAELADKNPNVVALCADLIGSLKMEKFIEKAPERFFQVGIAEANMMGLAAGLSITGKIPFTGTFANFSTSRVYDQIRQSIAYSNKNVKICASHAGLTLGEDGATHQVLEDIGMMKMLPGMTVINPCDYNQTKAATIAIAEHEGPVYLRFGRPTVPVFIPEDMPFEIGKGILLQEGTDVTIVATGHLVWESLVAADELEKEGISCEVINIHTIKPLDEEIILKSVEKTGKIVTAEEHNYLGGMGESIAGMLARRRPTRQEFVAVNDTFGESATPAELMKKYKIDSAAVKEAVKRILA from the coding sequence ATGAAATTTACATATACAGAAAAAAAAGATACACGTTCAGGATTCGGGGCCGGATTGGCTGAGCTTGCAGATAAAAACCCAAATGTTGTAGCACTTTGCGCAGACCTTATCGGATCTCTGAAAATGGAGAAATTTATTGAAAAAGCTCCTGAGAGATTCTTCCAGGTGGGTATTGCGGAAGCGAACATGATGGGACTTGCAGCCGGGTTAAGCATAACGGGAAAAATTCCTTTTACGGGAACTTTTGCGAATTTTTCTACCTCAAGGGTGTATGACCAGATTCGTCAGTCTATCGCTTATTCCAATAAAAATGTTAAAATTTGTGCTTCGCACGCTGGTCTTACTTTAGGAGAAGACGGCGCTACGCACCAGGTTTTGGAGGACATCGGAATGATGAAGATGCTTCCCGGAATGACAGTGATCAACCCTTGTGATTACAACCAGACTAAAGCAGCTACCATTGCTATTGCCGAGCACGAAGGTCCGGTTTATTTGCGATTCGGAAGACCAACTGTTCCTGTTTTTATTCCTGAGGATATGCCTTTCGAGATCGGAAAAGGAATTTTGCTTCAAGAAGGGACTGATGTAACGATTGTTGCAACAGGCCACCTGGTTTGGGAATCTCTGGTTGCTGCAGATGAGCTTGAAAAAGAAGGCATTTCCTGTGAAGTGATCAATATTCACACGATCAAGCCTCTTGATGAAGAAATCATCTTAAAATCGGTTGAAAAAACAGGAAAAATTGTAACGGCTGAAGAACACAATTATCTTGGAGGAATGGGAGAATCTATTGCTGGGATGTTGGCAAGAAGAAGACCGACAAGGCAGGAATTTGTAGCGGTGAATGATACATTTGGAGAATCTGCAACACCTGCAGAATTAATGAAAAAATACAAGATTGATTCGGCTGCAGTGAAAGAAGCAGTAAAAAGAATTTTAGCTTAA
- a CDS encoding sodium:solute symporter — protein MSPIILLSIIIVYFALLLWVAYRTGKGSDNESFFIGNRKSNWMLVAFGMIGTSLSGVTFVSVPGAVGNDKFSYLQITLGYLIGYIVIAYVLLPLYYRLKLTSIYGYLQQRMGQLSYKSGAWIFIVSRLVGATARLYLVVNILQTAILDSLGVPFIVTTLIILAMIILYTYEGGVKTIVWTDTLQTSCMLLGLIICTVYILNHLGLSIGDSFTAMNEKGYTRIFDFDPNQKSFFIKQILAGAFITITMTGIDQEMMQKSLSVTRLKDSQKNMVTLGFILLGVISLFLYMGGLLHLYGAQESVSSAGDQLFPDIALNHMPPFISIIFIIALISALFPSADGAMTALTSSLCIDIFGMREKTQWDDGKKEKFRKNIHLLVALSFLIMVIIFKIINDNSMIGLILKLAGFTYGPLLGLFAFGIFTKYKVKDKLVPLVCIAAPVISFFIDKYQEKLFGEFKIGLELLIINGLLTFIGLWLIRKK, from the coding sequence ATGTCTCCGATTATTTTATTATCCATTATCATTGTATATTTCGCATTGCTGCTGTGGGTAGCGTACCGAACCGGAAAAGGAAGTGATAATGAGAGTTTCTTTATAGGAAACCGTAAAAGTAATTGGATGCTTGTTGCCTTCGGAATGATTGGTACATCTTTATCAGGGGTTACCTTTGTGAGCGTTCCGGGAGCTGTGGGCAATGACAAGTTTTCATACCTGCAGATTACCTTGGGTTACCTGATTGGTTATATTGTTATTGCATATGTTCTTTTACCTCTATATTACAGGCTTAAGCTGACATCTATTTACGGCTATCTTCAACAGAGAATGGGCCAGCTTTCTTATAAATCGGGAGCATGGATCTTTATTGTTTCTAGATTGGTAGGAGCCACAGCGAGGCTGTATCTTGTTGTTAATATTTTACAGACTGCCATTCTTGACAGTCTTGGTGTCCCTTTTATTGTCACTACACTGATTATTCTGGCTATGATCATTCTTTATACCTATGAAGGGGGTGTGAAGACTATTGTCTGGACAGATACTCTGCAAACTTCCTGTATGCTTTTGGGATTGATTATCTGCACGGTATACATCCTGAACCATCTTGGATTAAGTATTGGAGATAGTTTTACCGCAATGAATGAAAAGGGCTACACGAGAATCTTTGATTTTGACCCAAACCAGAAAAGTTTCTTCATCAAACAAATACTTGCAGGAGCTTTTATTACGATTACCATGACAGGGATAGACCAGGAAATGATGCAGAAAAGCCTTTCTGTAACCAGACTAAAAGATTCTCAGAAGAATATGGTCACCCTAGGTTTTATTCTGTTAGGCGTTATTTCGTTATTCCTTTATATGGGCGGTCTTCTGCATCTTTACGGTGCGCAGGAAAGTGTCTCCAGCGCTGGTGACCAGCTGTTTCCGGATATCGCTTTAAATCATATGCCGCCATTTATCTCCATTATCTTTATTATTGCTTTGATTTCAGCTTTATTTCCAAGTGCGGACGGTGCGATGACGGCACTTACTTCATCTTTATGTATTGATATTTTCGGGATGAGGGAAAAAACGCAATGGGATGACGGAAAAAAAGAAAAATTCAGAAAAAACATTCACCTTCTGGTTGCTTTGTCTTTTTTAATAATGGTTATTATTTTTAAAATCATTAATGATAATTCGATGATCGGATTAATCCTTAAGCTTGCCGGATTTACGTACGGACCGCTTTTAGGGTTGTTTGCTTTCGGAATTTTCACAAAATATAAAGTGAAAGATAAACTTGTTCCTTTAGTATGTATTGCTGCACCAGTGATCTCGTTCTTTATCGATAAGTATCAGGAAAAGCTTTTCGGGGAATTTAAAATCGGTTTGGAACTTCTGATCATTAATGGGCTACTTACTTTTATAGGTCTCTGGCTGATTAGGAAAAAATAA
- a CDS encoding GNAT family N-acetyltransferase, whose protein sequence is MIEVTHNNNEKNGNFEAFIDGNHAGLMTYTWAGEERFIIDHTEVEEAYNGKGVGKEMLLAAVDFARKNGKSIIPLCPFAKATFQKHEELQDVLVNKTQA, encoded by the coding sequence ATGATTGAAGTAACGCATAACAACAACGAAAAAAACGGAAATTTTGAAGCTTTTATTGATGGAAACCACGCAGGTCTCATGACGTATACATGGGCAGGAGAAGAAAGATTTATTATTGATCATACCGAAGTTGAAGAAGCATACAACGGAAAAGGAGTCGGGAAAGAAATGCTTTTGGCTGCAGTAGACTTTGCGAGAAAAAACGGCAAAAGCATCATACCACTATGTCCTTTTGCGAAAGCTACTTTCCAGAAACATGAGGAGCTTCAGGATGTCTTGGTGAACAAAACACAGGCATAG
- a CDS encoding Lrp/AsnC family transcriptional regulator: MNYQLDEIDKKILDFLVENTRMPFTEIAKQMDVSAGTIHVRVKKMEDAGIILGSSLNIDYGKLDYHFTAFIGILLTKSNRTQEVLKELSTIPNVIEASVISGKYNIFCKVRAKNTDDAKRIIYQIGDIQDVMRTESMISMEEYLSDKNRLINAISV, translated from the coding sequence ATGAACTATCAACTGGACGAAATAGACAAGAAAATTCTTGATTTCTTGGTAGAAAACACAAGAATGCCTTTTACAGAAATTGCTAAACAGATGGATGTTTCCGCTGGTACAATTCACGTAAGAGTGAAAAAGATGGAGGATGCAGGTATTATTTTGGGATCATCTCTTAACATCGATTATGGAAAATTAGACTATCACTTCACAGCTTTCATCGGGATTCTTTTGACAAAATCAAACAGAACTCAGGAAGTTTTGAAAGAGTTGTCAACCATTCCTAATGTAATCGAAGCAAGCGTTATTTCAGGGAAATATAATATTTTCTGTAAAGTAAGAGCTAAAAATACAGATGACGCAAAAAGAATCATTTACCAAATTGGTGACATTCAGGATGTGATGAGAACGGAGAGTATGATTTCTATGGAAGAATACTTAAGCGATAAAAACAGACTGATCAACGCGATCTCTGTTTAA
- a CDS encoding translocation/assembly module TamB domain-containing protein yields the protein MAKLENNNENENKKSVAENLGNQVQKAVENAGDKVKETVKEASELASDAIKHPVETAEEFGKQAVKDVTSYSWWARLLLILFWLGLGLVVSIFIAINLPVTKQWAADQALQVVNRDFKAQMSTESVEVNFFGNVKVKGLKIKDYKGYDFIQSKEFIANSNWLSLFGNITKNNSLSFNSLTLKNADVKVITYKGDSISNFIRFTQLFDSGKKRDSSKPPFQLDSRIQILDSKVSIVNLNSSGEKGKWLTATNFNLKAPNVKINGRNISALINNMSFTTTRWGKSHFVDTFSTELSMTPDYLSLKGLTLNTDHSLLQGDIKFNLHDDGSWADFADKVKWEMNLTQESQLSGYDISYFVTNWDNFKPFNISGKMAGPLNNFRLDNFLIRNPDVNIATKTMKVNRLLEGNFLIETPDLSADFTYKDLKAMMPSFIATKMKNFADDFGKLKYNGTASVNPNKVYVANGNLMTGIGQAKITKFSLTEYSSAMPKYVGIAEVKDLNTSVITKNKSVGLISGRFDINGQSFDVNTMRLTTKSRITSVEIMNKEINNLYLEGLLDHKKYNGLITINDEQAKANIKGLIDFSTSRISMNVNADVNYLNMNYFTNTPGTQIVSGKVSGKMAMSSINDLTLDVEANGINFATATQKYFIPTAKVKTFIENGGRVIDVDAPGAVNGKISGKYNLGDLAGMVENGLNRILVGPAPRKMYRGQSFAMNFDVQQGLVSYFLPDLKLPQGAKVDGQYDGNSNNLILNLDAASLKYIMTKTREITEADRALAAANPAYTINERDNITRDSAMVDSVMVRINTANLDEQIFAKINRLQYNKNILKDVTLSGRNENNTILHLAAKFKHGSPEDELDDTMKDYAININQSTNAGGDFIFRFEPTEVKFNEVTWAIDTSPDLNHSITYRKKEKDFDIRNLRIYSDNSALFIKEAQFKSAKDFYLDAEVNDFSIEKLLEMQAGGNTMNIKGLANGSVKIKMDKSTLQPLVDMTIDDIMMNGNDMGDITISATNGFSLNVYDVDIRVNSAGVIGNNSLHVTGTVNNNTSSPTIDLTAEMRDFDIAFAQQFVTTVFGNLRGKATGDLKISGKFSDLDYSGDIALKGFGLKLLFTGVDYSFDDTVIPLTKGLAILNNIGVRDGRTNSSGNISGAIQFETLSSMGVNLVMRADNLLVLNTTQKDYDLFWGRVYGQGDLYVDGPVSGLSLSTPNMKALSGSTFTFNSGSTSNVEEFKMLRFLKEGKDGLVTLEDKKKSGANMNIDFALDVDKGTTVNVLIGDEVGNITVKGAAEKLRFQMSRQGNIAMNGTYKVENGTFVSKAILNKTFQIEKGSSIRWDGDAMKPALNITANYVRMVSNAGEYLNMGSLQPISILLQANITQSLVDPQVDLDVTALDVSSQVKETLAAKMSQEGEKVLQFGSVLLLNSFNVSRTGGVDVDVAGVAESSGYNLLLKQLGSVLNTMSNEFQIDLNYVKGDQYSNTGDRANAGVSFALSPRIKVKTGLGIPLTKTENTEANYLSGEGTIEYDISKKNDGSLVLRGYSKPSNIGVVNGAGSNGTANQAYGGGIVWSKSFNSLFKKKKKDKKVPADKTEIKTDSTKSNTK from the coding sequence ATGGCAAAGTTAGAGAATAATAACGAGAATGAGAATAAAAAATCAGTAGCTGAAAACTTAGGTAATCAGGTACAAAAGGCCGTGGAAAACGCAGGTGATAAGGTAAAAGAAACAGTGAAAGAAGCTTCTGAACTGGCTTCTGATGCCATCAAACATCCTGTTGAAACAGCTGAAGAGTTCGGAAAACAGGCCGTAAAAGATGTCACCAGTTATTCATGGTGGGCGCGTCTGCTTTTGATTTTATTCTGGCTCGGACTGGGACTTGTGGTTTCCATTTTTATTGCCATTAACCTTCCCGTTACCAAACAATGGGCAGCAGATCAGGCACTGCAGGTCGTAAACAGAGATTTCAAAGCTCAGATGTCAACCGAAAGTGTTGAAGTAAATTTTTTCGGAAATGTAAAAGTTAAAGGGCTTAAAATCAAAGATTATAAAGGATATGATTTTATTCAGTCTAAAGAATTTATTGCCAATTCAAACTGGCTTTCTTTATTTGGTAACATTACAAAAAATAATTCATTAAGCTTTAACTCCCTTACGCTAAAAAATGCCGATGTAAAAGTGATCACCTACAAAGGCGACAGTATTTCAAACTTTATCCGCTTTACCCAATTATTTGACAGCGGTAAAAAAAGAGATTCCAGCAAACCTCCTTTTCAACTGGATTCAAGAATACAGATTCTGGATTCTAAAGTTTCCATCGTAAATTTAAATTCTTCCGGAGAAAAAGGAAAATGGCTTACAGCCACCAACTTTAATTTAAAAGCACCAAATGTAAAAATCAACGGACGAAATATTTCCGCCCTCATCAATAACATGTCTTTCACGACAACAAGATGGGGCAAATCCCATTTTGTCGATACGTTTTCAACCGAACTTTCGATGACACCGGATTATCTTTCATTAAAAGGCCTTACCTTAAATACGGATCATTCACTTTTACAGGGAGATATTAAATTTAATCTTCATGACGATGGTTCATGGGCAGATTTTGCCGATAAAGTAAAGTGGGAGATGAATCTTACCCAGGAAAGTCAGCTAAGTGGTTACGACATCAGTTATTTTGTTACAAACTGGGATAACTTCAAGCCCTTCAATATTTCCGGGAAAATGGCCGGGCCGCTGAATAATTTCAGACTGGATAATTTCCTGATCAGAAATCCTGATGTAAATATTGCAACCAAAACAATGAAAGTCAACAGATTGTTAGAAGGCAATTTTTTAATTGAAACTCCGGATCTTTCCGCAGATTTTACCTATAAAGACCTGAAAGCGATGATGCCATCATTCATTGCAACAAAGATGAAAAACTTTGCAGATGATTTTGGTAAACTGAAATACAACGGTACAGCAAGTGTAAATCCGAATAAGGTGTATGTTGCCAACGGAAACCTCATGACCGGAATCGGGCAGGCAAAAATTACTAAATTCTCATTAACAGAGTACAGCTCAGCAATGCCGAAATATGTCGGAATTGCCGAGGTTAAAGATTTAAACACTTCCGTCATTACAAAAAATAAGTCGGTAGGTTTAATTTCCGGAAGATTTGACATCAACGGCCAAAGCTTCGACGTCAATACGATGAGACTGACCACGAAGTCTAGGATCACCAGTGTTGAAATCATGAATAAAGAGATTAACAACTTGTACCTTGAAGGACTTCTTGATCATAAAAAATACAACGGACTCATCACCATTAATGATGAACAGGCGAAAGCCAATATTAAAGGGTTAATTGATTTCAGCACCTCTAGAATTTCAATGAATGTAAATGCTGATGTCAATTATTTAAACATGAATTATTTTACCAACACTCCCGGAACTCAGATCGTGAGCGGAAAAGTGAGTGGTAAAATGGCTATGTCTTCAATCAACGATCTTACATTAGATGTAGAAGCAAACGGGATCAATTTTGCTACAGCCACCCAAAAGTATTTTATTCCGACAGCAAAAGTGAAAACATTCATAGAGAATGGTGGACGCGTAATTGATGTGGACGCACCGGGAGCTGTGAATGGAAAAATATCAGGAAAATACAATCTTGGAGATCTTGCAGGAATGGTGGAAAATGGCTTAAACAGAATTCTTGTAGGTCCTGCTCCGAGAAAAATGTACAGAGGCCAAAGCTTTGCAATGAATTTTGATGTTCAGCAGGGTCTGGTAAGCTATTTCCTTCCGGATCTTAAATTACCGCAGGGCGCTAAAGTAGATGGACAGTACGACGGAAATTCAAATAATTTAATTTTAAATCTTGATGCTGCTTCTTTAAAATATATCATGACCAAAACCCGCGAAATAACGGAAGCAGACCGGGCTTTGGCAGCAGCGAATCCCGCTTACACTATTAACGAGAGAGATAATATTACCAGAGACAGTGCGATGGTAGATAGTGTAATGGTGAGAATCAATACGGCAAATCTTGATGAACAGATTTTTGCAAAAATCAACAGGTTACAGTACAATAAAAATATTCTCAAAGATGTTACCCTTAGTGGGAGAAACGAAAACAATACGATTCTCCATTTAGCGGCAAAATTCAAACACGGAAGTCCTGAAGATGAACTTGATGATACCATGAAAGACTACGCGATCAATATCAATCAGTCTACTAATGCGGGAGGAGATTTTATCTTCAGATTTGAACCAACGGAAGTCAAGTTCAATGAGGTAACTTGGGCTATTGATACCAGTCCGGATCTTAATCATTCCATTACCTACCGTAAAAAAGAAAAAGATTTCGATATCAGAAACCTCAGGATTTATTCTGATAATAGTGCTTTATTTATAAAAGAAGCACAATTTAAATCGGCGAAAGATTTTTATCTGGACGCCGAAGTCAATGATTTCTCCATAGAAAAACTACTGGAAATGCAGGCGGGGGGAAATACCATGAATATCAAAGGTCTTGCTAATGGAAGCGTGAAAATCAAAATGGATAAAAGCACGCTGCAGCCTCTCGTGGATATGACCATCGATGATATCATGATGAATGGAAACGACATGGGAGATATTACCATTTCTGCAACCAACGGATTCTCCCTGAATGTTTATGATGTTGACATCAGAGTGAATTCTGCAGGAGTGATAGGAAACAACAGTCTTCATGTAACCGGAACCGTAAATAATAATACCTCATCGCCTACGATCGATCTTACGGCAGAAATGAGGGATTTTGATATTGCTTTTGCGCAGCAGTTCGTAACCACAGTTTTTGGAAATTTAAGAGGTAAAGCTACTGGGGATCTTAAAATCAGCGGAAAATTCAGTGATCTTGATTATAGCGGGGATATCGCTTTAAAAGGATTTGGGCTTAAACTTTTATTTACAGGAGTAGATTACTCGTTTGATGATACCGTAATTCCGCTTACAAAAGGGCTTGCTATTCTTAATAACATCGGAGTTCGTGACGGAAGAACAAATTCCAGCGGAAATATTTCGGGAGCGATTCAGTTTGAAACCTTATCTTCAATGGGGGTCAACCTCGTAATGCGGGCAGATAATTTATTGGTTCTGAATACTACTCAAAAAGATTACGACCTGTTCTGGGGAAGAGTATACGGACAGGGAGATCTCTATGTTGATGGCCCGGTTTCAGGTTTAAGCCTTTCCACTCCGAATATGAAAGCTCTCAGCGGGAGTACTTTCACCTTCAATTCAGGATCTACCTCCAATGTTGAGGAATTTAAAATGCTAAGGTTCCTTAAAGAAGGAAAGGACGGCCTCGTAACATTAGAAGACAAGAAAAAATCCGGAGCCAATATGAATATTGACTTTGCCCTGGATGTAGATAAAGGGACTACGGTAAACGTACTGATTGGGGATGAAGTAGGAAACATTACTGTAAAAGGTGCAGCAGAAAAGCTGCGTTTCCAAATGAGCAGACAGGGAAACATTGCCATGAACGGTACGTATAAAGTAGAAAACGGAACTTTTGTGTCAAAAGCGATCCTTAATAAAACCTTCCAGATTGAAAAAGGCAGCAGCATCCGGTGGGATGGAGATGCTATGAAACCTGCGCTTAATATTACGGCTAACTATGTGAGAATGGTTTCCAATGCCGGAGAATATCTGAACATGGGAAGCCTTCAGCCGATCAGCATTTTGCTACAGGCTAATATTACGCAGTCTCTTGTAGATCCACAGGTTGATCTTGATGTTACGGCATTGGACGTTTCCAGTCAGGTTAAAGAAACGCTGGCTGCCAAAATGAGTCAGGAAGGGGAGAAGGTATTGCAGTTTGGATCTGTGTTGCTTTTAAACAGTTTTAATGTTTCCAGAACCGGTGGGGTAGATGTGGATGTCGCAGGGGTTGCAGAATCATCAGGATACAACCTTCTTTTAAAACAGCTGGGCTCGGTACTTAATACGATGAGTAATGAATTCCAGATTGATCTTAACTATGTGAAGGGAGACCAATATTCCAATACGGGAGACCGTGCCAATGCAGGGGTAAGTTTTGCACTTTCACCAAGAATAAAAGTAAAAACCGGATTGGGAATTCCTCTCACCAAAACCGAGAATACGGAAGCCAATTACCTTTCCGGTGAAGGAACGATTGAATATGATATTTCCAAGAAAAATGACGGAAGTCTCGTATTAAGAGGTTATTCGAAACCTTCAAATATCGGAGTAGTTAATGGAGCCGGATCAAATGGTACAGCAAATCAGGCTTATGGTGGTGGTATTGTTTGGAGCAAGAGCTTCAATTCACTATTCAAAAAGAAGAAAAAAGATAAAAAAGTACCTGCCGATAAGACAGAAATAAAAACAGATTCGACAAAATCAAATACGAAATAA
- a CDS encoding NADPH-dependent FMN reductase, which produces MKILAFAGSTSSTSINRELVKFVLKDFQDHEINLIDLNDFDMPVFSVDREKKGFPDEAHHFLKVIEECDAIICSLAEHNRSYSAAFKNVFDWASRINVKVFQNKPMFLMSTSPGGYGGGNVMNTAKTFFPQFGADVKETFSLPKFYENFDKETGVIDPEMLKDLKDKILNFKNQISN; this is translated from the coding sequence ATGAAAATATTAGCATTTGCAGGAAGCACTTCTTCCACATCCATTAACAGGGAACTGGTAAAATTTGTCTTAAAAGATTTTCAGGATCATGAAATTAATTTAATTGATTTAAATGATTTCGACATGCCCGTTTTTTCCGTAGACCGTGAAAAGAAAGGCTTTCCGGATGAAGCGCATCATTTTCTAAAAGTCATTGAGGAATGTGATGCCATTATCTGTTCGCTGGCAGAACACAACAGATCATACAGTGCTGCTTTTAAAAATGTATTTGACTGGGCATCGAGGATTAATGTAAAAGTTTTCCAGAATAAACCGATGTTTCTTATGTCTACTTCTCCGGGAGGATATGGCGGCGGAAATGTAATGAATACGGCAAAAACATTTTTTCCGCAGTTCGGGGCCGATGTTAAAGAAACTTTTTCTCTGCCGAAATTTTACGAGAATTTCGATAAGGAAACCGGTGTCATTGATCCCGAAATGCTGAAAGATCTGAAAGATAAAATATTAAATTTTAAAAATCAGATCAGTAACTGA
- a CDS encoding transketolase: MSKSIEELKSLTTQIRRDILRMVHAVNSGHPGGSLGCTEFFTALYGKVMNYNLPFTMEGKNEDHFYLSNGHISPVFYSTLARFGFFPVDELRTFRKLDSRLQGHPTTHEGLPGIRVASGSLGQGLSVALGAAQGKKIDGDNSLVYTLQGDGELQEGQNWEAFMYAASKKVDNIISTIDYNGQQIDGSTDNVLSLGNLHAKLEAFGWTVLEEKNGNDLEAVIAILEKAKTETGKEKPVAIILHTQMGNGVDFMMGSHAWHGKAPNDEQLDTAFKQLYLEAPADY, encoded by the coding sequence ATGAGTAAAAGCATCGAAGAGTTAAAATCTCTTACTACGCAAATCAGAAGAGACATTTTAAGAATGGTTCACGCTGTGAATTCCGGTCACCCAGGTGGAAGCTTAGGTTGTACAGAATTCTTTACAGCCCTTTACGGAAAGGTAATGAACTACAACCTTCCTTTCACTATGGAAGGTAAAAATGAAGACCATTTCTATCTTTCCAACGGACACATTTCTCCGGTATTCTATTCTACTTTGGCGAGATTCGGATTTTTCCCGGTGGATGAGCTGAGAACTTTTAGAAAGTTGGATTCCAGATTGCAGGGGCATCCTACCACTCACGAAGGACTTCCGGGAATCAGAGTAGCTTCAGGATCTTTAGGGCAGGGACTTTCCGTTGCTTTAGGTGCAGCTCAGGGTAAGAAAATAGATGGCGATAATTCTTTAGTATATACTTTACAGGGAGACGGAGAATTGCAGGAAGGACAAAACTGGGAGGCTTTCATGTATGCTGCTTCCAAAAAAGTGGATAATATCATTTCTACAATAGATTATAACGGGCAACAGATTGACGGAAGCACAGATAATGTACTTTCATTAGGAAATCTTCATGCAAAGCTGGAGGCCTTCGGATGGACGGTTCTTGAGGAGAAAAATGGTAATGACCTTGAAGCGGTAATTGCTATTCTTGAAAAAGCGAAAACCGAAACCGGAAAAGAAAAGCCCGTTGCGATTATTCTTCATACCCAAATGGGGAATGGTGTTGATTTTATGATGGGATCACATGCATGGCATGGTAAAGCTCCAAACGACGAGCAATTGGATACCGCTTTCAAACAACTCTATTTAGAAGCTCCTGCTGATTATTAA